From the genome of Malus domestica chromosome 04, GDT2T_hap1, one region includes:
- the LOC139195056 gene encoding uncharacterized protein: protein MKTQANKHRIERSFDVGDFVYLMLVSYQQKSLALHPFHKLHPQLYAPFEILAHVGSVAYKLKLPSHSKIHPVFHVFCLKHKLGTSVIPTISLPLVQDAGLIQDEPEPEAILDSRVVQMGATSITEVLVHWKNHHATDASWENLDTLQSKFPDF from the coding sequence atgaaaactcAAGCAAACAAGCACAGAATTGAGAGATCATTTGATGTGGGGGATTTCGTTTATCTTATGTTGGTCTCATACCAGCAGAAATCTTTAGCTTTGCATCCTTTCCATAAACTGCATCCTCAATTATATGCTCCCTTTGAGATTCTTGCTCACGTGGGTTCTGTGGCATACAAATTGAAGCTCCCAAGTCACTCCAAGATTCATCCAGTGTTTCATGTCTTCTGTCTCAAACATAAACTGGGAACTTCAGTCATTCCTACTATTTCCTTACCATTAGTTCAAGATGCTGGCTTAATACAAGATGAACCAGAACCAGAGGCTATTTTGGATAGCAGAGTGGTTCAAATGGGAGCAACTTCAATCACAGAAGTGTTGGTGCATTGGAAAAATCACCATGCTACAGATGCATCTTGGGAAAACTTGGATACTCTACAGTCGAAGTTTCCTGACTTTTAG